One window of Oncorhynchus masou masou isolate Uvic2021 chromosome 28, UVic_Omas_1.1, whole genome shotgun sequence genomic DNA carries:
- the nsmaf gene encoding protein FAN isoform X2, translating into MRVASTVIEDPNEKIAMLIQILEFGQTPTQLFTTPHPQRITPRFQSISRTPSVNTPLNELSPASTSEDSSFEDLTEETRRLAWNNIAKLKLMSTHKIHKEAVTGIAVTRTSSSVFTTSQDSTLKMFSRESNGLQRSMSFSNMALSSCLMLPEDKAVVCSSWDNNVYFYSIPFGRRQDTLMGHDDAISKMCWKDNQLYTASWDSTVKVWQCDSADIANNKRCQFQLLAEFEHEAGVNTINLNPAGTLLVSGTKDGTVTIWDTSSSVQLHQVHCHSGKIHDVAFSPDSRHILSVGEDSCLKVIDVQTGMMISSVQADEVQRCFCWDGNTVLSGGQSGHLQVLDLLSNKVTTRIPGHSGAVTAMWMNEQCSTVITGGEDKQIIFWKLDC; encoded by the exons ATGAGGGTGGCATCGACTGTGATAG AGGACCCCAATGAGAAGATTGCCATGTTGATTCAGATCCTGGAGTTTGGGCAAACCCCGACGCAACTGTTCACCACCCCACACCCACAGAGGATAACACCCAGATTCCAGAGCATATCGCGAACACCCAGTGTAAACACACCCCTCAACGAGCTTTCTCCAG CATCCACCAGTGAGGACTCCTCCTTTGAAGACCTAACCGAAGAGACTAGGAGACTGGCTTGGAACAACATAGCTAAACTCAAATTAATGTCCACCCACAAAATCCATAAAGA GGCTGTGACGGGCATCGCAGTGACTCGGACCTCGTCGTCTGTCTTCACAACATCACAAG ACTCGACACTGAAGATGTTCTCCAGAGAGTCTAATGGATTGCAGAGAAGCATGTCCTTCTCCAACATG GCATTATCATCGTGCTTGATGCTACCAGAGGATAAGGCCGTAGTCTGCTCCTCGTGGGACAATAATGT GTATTTCTACTCGATACCATTTGGCAGGCGTCAGGACACGTTGATGGGCCATGATGATGCCATCAGTAAGATGTGCTGGAAGGACAACCAGCTTTACACTGCATCCTGGGACTCGACAGTCAAG GTTTGGCAATGTGACTCTGCCGATATCGCAAATAATAAGAGATGCCAATTCCAGTTGCTGGCAGAGTTTGAACACGAAGCGGGG GTGAACACTATTAACCTAAACCCAGCAGGTACTTTGTTGGTGTCGGGGACTAAGGATGGAACCGTCACCATTTGGGATACCAGTAGCTCAGTACAACTCCATCAAGTCCACTGCCATTCAGGAAAGATCCACGATGTGGCCTTTAGTCCTG ACAGCAGACACATCTTGAGTGTAGGAGAGGACTCGTGTCTGAAGGTAATCGACGTCCAGACGGGCATGATGATTTCGTCTGTGCAAGCTGATGAGGTGCAGCG GTGTTTCTGCTGGGACGGGAACACGGTCCTGTCGGGCGGTCAGTCCGGACACCTCCAGGTCCTGGACCTGCTAAGCAACAAAGTGACCACCAGGATCCCTGGACATTCAG GTGCAGTCACAGCGATGTGGATGAACGAGCAGTGTAGCACGGTGATCACAGGTGGCGAAGACAAGCAGATCATCTTCTGGAAACTTGACTGTTGA